Sequence from the Brevundimonas diminuta genome:
TCGTCAAGCGGACCAGACTGGATCGGCGTCGGCCTGAACCTGTTCGGCCTGACGGACCATTTCGACGGCGCGGTCTTCACCGGCCTGGTGGTCGAGCGCGGCAAGCCCCACCCCGACATCTTCCTGCACGCTGCCCAGAAGATGGGCGTCGATCCGGCGCGCGTCCTGGTGATCGAAGACAGCGAGGCGGGCGTCACCGCAGGCGTCGCGGCAGGCATGACAGTCGTGGGGCTGATGGCGGGCGGCCATGTCCGTGACGGCCATGCCGAACGCCTGACGGCCCGTGGCGCCCACCACATCGCCGACAGCTATGCAGCTGTCTCCGCCTTCATGGATCGCTGAGCGTCAGAGGTAGCGCAGTTCCTGTAGATCGACGTCACGGAACAGCTTCTTCGCCGTCACCTCGTCCAGCTGACGCGCCCTCAGCAACCGACGTAACTCTTCTCGCTCGGCGGCCAGTCCTGCCAGCCACAGACGACGCTCGATATCGTCCATCTTGCGCGTCAGGGCGGCGTCTTCCTGGTCCGTGCGGGTGTGGGTCTCGATCCGCTGGCGATAGGTTTCCATGATCCGGCCTGCGATGTCGGAATAGAGGTCGGGGTTGGACTTGCCCTCCGCCATGGCGTGCGAGGCGTCCTCAATGGCGCGGATGGCGGCCGAGGCGGCGGCGACCCGGCCCCGATCCTCTTCCTGCTCATGCGAAGGCTCCGGCGGCAGTTCGACGTTCTTCAGCAACCGGGGCAAGGCGAAGGTCGCCAGCACCAGCGACACCACGATCACGCCCGCCGCCAGGAAGATCGCCAGGTTCCGCGACGGCATCGGCGACCCGTCGCCCAAGGCGAACGGCAGGGTCAGAATACCCGCCAGAGTGATCGCACCCCGCACGCCCGCCAGAGACATCACCATGGTCAGCCGCAAACCGACCTTGGCCGGCGGCCCGCGATGGCGTCGGCGAAACAGGGTCAGCTTCAGCGAGGTCCACACCCAGACGAACCGCAGCGCCGCCAGGGTGGCGACGATGCCGAACACATAGACCGCCAGCCACCAGACCTCGGGCCGGCTGGTGCCCGCCACCACCTCGGCCGCCCGCGACATGATCGAGGGCATCTGTTCACCCAGGATCACGAAGATGATGCCGTTGGCGACGAACTGAACCGTGTCCCACACGACGCTGCGCCGGATTCGCGTCATCGCCATCGACTGGCCGGCGATGCCGCCGCGTTCGGTGAAACTCATCGTCACCCCGGCCGCCACCGCCGCCAGGATGCCTGACGCATGCAGTTCTTCTGCGACCAGATAGGCCGCAAACGGGATCAACAGGCTGATGAGAATCTGCGCGCCCACGTCCTCGCCCCAGCGTCGGCTGACGAAGCTCTTGGCGTAGCTGATGGCCATGGTGACCAGAACGCCGACAGCGACCCCGACCAGCGCCAGCCAAGCGAATGTTCCGATTGCATGGCCGATCGAAAACGCGCCCGTCGTCGCGGCGGCGACCGCGATCCGCATGCAGGTCAGGCCCGTCGCATCGTTCAACAGCGACTCGCCTTCCAGAATGTGCATCAGGCGCTTCGGGATAGGCGCCCGCGCCGCGATCGCCTGAACCGCGATGGGATCGGTCGGCGACAGGATGGCGGCCAAGGCGAAGGCCACCGGCAGCGGCATCTCCGGGATCATCCACCAGATCAGGAAACCCAGACCGACGACGGTGAACAGCACCAGCCCCAGCGCCAGCTCGAGGATAACCGCGCGGTCGCGAAACAGGTCTTCCTTGGGAATTCGCCAGCCGTCCAGAAACAGCAGCGGCGGCAGGAACAGCAGAAAGAAGATGTCCGGCTCAAGATCGACCGTCTTGCCCGTGATCAGCACGATGGCGGCGCCCAGCCCGATCTGAACCAGAGGCAAGGCGATGCGCGTGATCCGCGCGATCGAACCCGACACCACCACGGCCAACAGCAGAAGCAGGACGGTTTCGATCAGATGCATGAAAACTCAGTCGGTCAGGTCGGGATACAGGCGCTCGAATCGCCCGAGCGCCGCAGGATGCAGCCGCACCGTGACGTGAGTACGGCCAAGCTCGTCCGCATCGCGCGCCGTGACCCGCCCATGCTCGTACAGCCACGCCAGGGCGTCGCCCTGATGAGGCTCCAGCGTCAGCCGGGTCTCGGGATCATCGTCGATCAGGCCGGCGATGATCTGGCGCAGA
This genomic interval carries:
- a CDS encoding HAD family hydrolase; this translates as MTYDLIIFDYDGVVADSEVLNSTVMAEQLTAIGLPTSLDDVLASYTGKRWRDNRPVVEAALGRACPDDFHTTWFATCRQRAPQQLEPVPGLLDFVAARPEPRCIASSSGPDWIGVGLNLFGLTDHFDGAVFTGLVVERGKPHPDIFLHAAQKMGVDPARVLVIEDSEAGVTAGVAAGMTVVGLMAGGHVRDGHAERLTARGAHHIADSYAAVSAFMDR
- a CDS encoding Na+/H+ antiporter; translation: MHLIETVLLLLLAVVVSGSIARITRIALPLVQIGLGAAIVLITGKTVDLEPDIFFLLFLPPLLFLDGWRIPKEDLFRDRAVILELALGLVLFTVVGLGFLIWWMIPEMPLPVAFALAAILSPTDPIAVQAIAARAPIPKRLMHILEGESLLNDATGLTCMRIAVAAATTGAFSIGHAIGTFAWLALVGVAVGVLVTMAISYAKSFVSRRWGEDVGAQILISLLIPFAAYLVAEELHASGILAAVAAGVTMSFTERGGIAGQSMAMTRIRRSVVWDTVQFVANGIIFVILGEQMPSIMSRAAEVVAGTSRPEVWWLAVYVFGIVATLAALRFVWVWTSLKLTLFRRRHRGPPAKVGLRLTMVMSLAGVRGAITLAGILTLPFALGDGSPMPSRNLAIFLAAGVIVVSLVLATFALPRLLKNVELPPEPSHEQEEDRGRVAAASAAIRAIEDASHAMAEGKSNPDLYSDIAGRIMETYRQRIETHTRTDQEDAALTRKMDDIERRLWLAGLAAEREELRRLLRARQLDEVTAKKLFRDVDLQELRYL